The following coding sequences lie in one Rutidosis leptorrhynchoides isolate AG116_Rl617_1_P2 chromosome 6, CSIRO_AGI_Rlap_v1, whole genome shotgun sequence genomic window:
- the LOC139854677 gene encoding uncharacterized protein has translation MGLLGDDKEWLAAIEKACATAIARELRNLFCHILLHSEVADPLKLWQKSRRYMADDIRAAVSLRMPSITINLNDLEGFVLYEIQILLSNHSRNVSDFGLLTIPQQLLDDLHNRLIMEEKNYDREALMAEKSVLVSNLNERQKTVYDTIIASNNEQKQELIFVYGHDETGKTFLWKAITTALQYEGKIVLAVASSGTASLLLASGQTAHSRFRIPIDITDESGCNIKKKTHMTTLLRRTELIIWDVVPMNDRKCLEALDRTLRDIFDNPKVPFGGLPFVLGGYFCQTLPVKRGCGKSEIINASIVHSYLWKYI, from the coding sequence ATGGGTCTTTTAGGTGATGATAAAGAATGGCTAGCAGCCATTGAAAAAGCATGTGCAACAGCGATAGCACGAGAATTAAGAAACCTATTTTGTCACATACTTCTTCACAGTGAAGTCGCTGATCCGCTAAAATTATGGCAAAAAAGTAGGAGATATATGGCAGATGATATTCGAGCAGCAGTTTCCTTGCGCATGCCGAGCATAACAATCAACTTAAATGATTTGGAGGGATTTGTACTTTACGAGATACAAATATTGCTTAGTAACCACTCGAGAAACGTATCAGACTTTGGTTTGCTAACAATACCGCAACAATTATTAGATGATCTACACAATAGACTGATCATGGAAGAGAAAAATTACGATCGTGAGGCATTAATGGCAGAGAAATCGGTATTAGTTTCCAACTTGAACGAGAGACAGAAAACAGTATATGACACAATCATCGCTTCCAACAACGAACAAAAACAAGAACTGATATTCGTATACGGGCACGACGAGACTGGGAAAACATTCCTTTGGAAGGCGATAACTACTGCATTACAATATGAAGGGAAAATTGTTTTAGCAGTAGCGTCATCTGGCACTGCATCATTACTACTGGCTTCTGGTCAAACAGCCCACTCGagattccgaataccaatcgacaTAACAGACGAAAGCGGGTGCAATATAAAAAAGAAAACACACATGACTACACTACTCAGAAGGACTGAGCTTATCATATGGGATGTGGTCCCTATGAATGACCGGAAATGTTTGGAAGCACTTGATAGAACACTAAGAGATATATTTGATAATCCGAAAGTTCCATTTGGAGGTCTACCTTTTGTTTTAGGCGGATATTTTTGCCAAACACTTCCGGTAAAAAGAGGATGTGGAAAATCAGAAATAATTAATGCATCCATTGTGCATTCTTATTTATGGAAATATATCTGA
- the LOC139854676 gene encoding uncharacterized protein yields the protein MADDIRAAVSMRMPSITINLNDLEGFVLYEIQILLSNHSKNVSNFGLPTIPQQLLDDLHNRLIMEEKNYDHEALMAEKSVLVSNLNERQKIVYDTIIASNNEQKQELIFVYGHGKIVLAVASSGTASLLLASGQTAHSRFRIPIDITDESGCNIKKKTHLATLLRMTELIIWDVVPMNDLKCLEALDRTLRDIFDNPKVPFGGLTFVLGRDFCQTLPVKRGCGKS from the exons ATGGCAGATGATATTCGAGCAGCAGTTTCCATGCGCATGCCGAGCATAACAATCAACTTAAATGATTTGGAGGGATTTGTACTTTACGAGATACAAATATTGCTTAGTAACCACTCGAAAAACGTATCAAACTTTGGTTTGCCAACAATACCGCAACAATTATTAGATGATCTACACAATAGACTGATCATGGAAGAGAAAAATTACGATCATGAGGCATTAATGGCCGAGAAATCGGTATTAGTTTCCAACTTGAATGAGAGACAGAAAATAGTATATGACACAATCATCGCTTCCAACAACGAACAAAAACAAGAACTGATATTCGTATATGGGCACG GGAAAATTGTTTTAGCAGTAGCGTCATCTGGAACTGCATCATTACTACTGGCTTCTGGTCAAACAGCCCACTCGagattccgaataccaatcgacaTAACAGACGAAAGCGGGTGCAATATAAAAAAGAAAACACACTTGGCTACACTACTCAGAATGACTGAGCTTATCATATGGGATGTGGTCCCTATGAATGACCTGAAATGTTTGGAAGCACTTGATAGAACACTAAGAGATATATTTGATAATCCGAAAGTTCCATTTGGAGGTCTAACTTTTGTTTTAGGCAGAGATTTCTGCCAAACACTTCCGGTAAAAAGAGGATGTGGAAAATCATAA